The sequence GACACCTCCATCCCGCCGTACTTCGTGCGCCACGTGTAGAAGGTCGCGTCGCTGATCCCGTGCTTCCGGCAGAGGTCCACGACCGGGATTCCGGCCTGGTGCTCCTTCAGGATCCCGATGATCTGTTCCTCGCTGAACCGGCTCTTGCGCATCGTCCGTCTCCTCTCGACGGATCCTAGCTTCTGAGCGGGGTCATTTCAGGGGGCAACGTCACGGTGAGGCTACGCAGAGACCCGCCCCAGCCACACAGGCAGCGGCCCGGTAAAACTTCTTCGGCATATTTCCCCTCCTAGGAAAACGTTTCGATCGTTGAGTATTCGACGTTTGCGTAATCGCTTTTTCTTATCGAAGGCCGTCAGCCGCCCCCTTCGGTCGCGGACCGCCCGTGGGCAGCGCTCCGCGACAGCCGCACAGGCGCGCGGCATCGGCTGGGGCCGTGGCCAGGCCCCCGCGCACAGGAAAAGGCATGAAGCTTGTGGTGGACGCTCAGACGCTGTCGGCGAACAGAAGGGCTCGATCGACCCGCCAGACATATGAGGGTCCGGTCATGTATAGAAACTGCCGCTCGGGGCCACCGAACGTAATATTGGTCAGTCGCTCATCGGTTTCGATCAGACCGCACAGATCGCCCGAAGGATCGAGAATCCATAAGCCGCCCGGTCCCGTGCAATAGACGCGGCCAGCGGCATCAACTTTCATGCCGTCGGGAACGCCGGGGCGATCGTCGCCGCCGAGATCGGCGAAGAGGCGGCGATCCTTCAGCGTCCCATCGTCGGCGACGGAATATGCGTGGATCAGCTTCCGCCAGGTGTCGTTGACATAGAAGGCCTTCTCGTCAGGGGAAAAGGCCAGCCCGTTGGCGGCGCCAAATCCATCATCGTCCAGCAGTTCTACCTGCCCGCGCACGATGCGGTAGACTGCTGAAAAGGGGTGTCCCTTCCTCGGATCTTCGTCCGACCGTACGGAATCGGCGGATGAATCCGTGAAATATATCTCGCCGCTCGACTTGACGACAACGTCATTAGGAGTGTTCAGGCGCCTGCCATTGTAGAATTCCGCGATGATCTGCACCTCACCCGCCATGTCGATCTTGCCGACGTGTCTCTGGCCATAGCCGCAGTAGATGATGCTGCCATCATGGTTCCGCGTCAGCCCATTCGGCCCGATCAGCGTCACATCCCGCCCTGCGATGTGGAAATGGCGCGGCTCGGACACCGGCGACCGCTCGACGAAATTGTCCGCGAAGATCGACAGCCCTTCGGTTGGACTCCATTGCACAATGGCATCCCCCGCGATGTCAGTGAACTTCAGATGTCCGCCGGACTCGTCATCGACCCAGACCGGCCCTTCAAAGAAGGCGCTGCGGTCCTCGATCAATTTTTCGACCCGCGAGGCGGGAACAACGATCATAAGCCAATCTCCAAACCGCATATTGCTGCGGATCCGCGCTCGGTAGGCGCAAATCGGGCAGCGGTCCCGCCCAAGCTTTCCGGTCCTCGAGAGCGCGGCGTGTCCTCAGGAACGGACGAGTTCCATTTCCAGGGCATCGGCCGGGACCGCGTCGCTGATCGGGTTGCGCAGCGTGCCAATGCCTTCGATCTCGATTTCACAGACGTCGCCATGTTTGAGGAAGATGGGCGGCGTACGGGCGTAGCCCACCCCCGCCGGCGTGCCGGTGGCGATGATGTCGCCGGGCTCCAGCGTCATGCATTCCGACAGCACCGAGACGAGTGTCGCGACGCTGAAGATCATGTTGCCCGTGTTGCCGTCCTGCATGACCTTGCCATTGACCCGCGAGGTGATACGCAGGCCATGAGCGCCGGACGGCAGTGCATCGGCGGTCACCAGTTCCGGGCCGAACGATCCCGACCGGTCGAAATTCTTGCCGATGGTCCACTGGGTGGATTTTCTCTGGTAGTCACGCACCGAGCCATCGTTGAAGCAGGTATAGCCTGCGACGTGGCAAAGGGCCTGCGCGGGGGAAACGCGGGATGCCGTCCTGCCGATGACCACGGCAAGTTCGGCCTCGAAATCCAGTTTTTCGGACATTGACGGGCGTATCAGCGGCGCACCGGGACTGGCGATGGAGGTGATCGCCCGCAGGAAGATGGCGGGATAATCCGGAATCGGATTTCCCCCCTCTTTCGCGTGGTCGGTATAGTTCAGGCCGACGCAGATAATCTTGCCCGGTCGCGTGAGTGGGGGGAGCAACTGCACATCCACGACAGCGAACTCGCCGCCCGTCGCACCGCCCGGATCCGAAACGATATCAAGAATGCAGCGCGCCGCCGAATATTCACGTATCCGCTCGCCGATGCGAGCGCCGTGGCGTACCTGTCCATCGCGCATATAGGTTACAAGTCTCATCGGCGTCGTACCTTTGCAGTTAAGTTCAGGAGGGCCGGTCCTCGACCGGCCTTGCGGGAGCTGTTCACCCCCGATTTCAGCGGCGCTCCGGCCGAACCCCGCGCGTGGATCCGGCCCGGCCGCGCGATCACCCTGCGCGAATGCGCCGGGCGCCATAGCCCCGTGGTCGCGGCTCAGTCTGATATCTGTCCCGCCACACGGTGGGATAGGATCGGCGCTACGCGGTCGCGGATGAATGCCTTGTGGATGGGATTATCCTGATAACTCTTCCATCCGGCTTCGTCCTTGAATGTTGCCGTCAAGATGTAATTGGCGTTGCCTTCGCGAAACTCGAGATCCGGTCCGTGCGTTGCCGCAACCACGTCTGGAATGAGTTTCATCATCTCCGTCATATCTCGATTAAAGTCAGAGATCTGATCGGCGCTGACGCCCTCCTTCCAGAAGAACATCACGATATGCTTGATCATGTCAGGCCTGTCTTTCTTGGCATAGGCACGCCGCAGCGGCGGGTTTCGGACGCTGCGGCCATCGGGCTCTCGCCGTTGCCGCGGCCTGTTCGCCGCGACAACGGGAGCCGAGGCCGGGTTACGCCTGGGCCCGGGTTACGCCTGGGCCCGGCGGTAGATGGGCTGTTCCTCATAGGCGTGGCTGGCGGCAGGCAGCGCTTCGAAGAACTCGTCGACCATGGTCACCACGTCCTGCGGATCGCGCGCGCAGCCATAGAGGTAGTGGTCCGGGCGCGCGAGCAACGCGACCGCATCGAATGCCGTCCAGGCGTCGCGATAGCTGTCGTCACGCTCGATCACGTCGGCGCCGTCGGCATCCGCTCCGGCCACATGCAGGACATGCACACCGAGTTCGGCGAGCCGGCGCAGCCGCTCCGGCCCCAGCAGATCGCGGATCGGCACGGCGCTGACGAGTTGACCGCCGAACCCCACGAGATCATCCAGCAGGCCCTCGCGCCCTTCCATCTCAACCCGCCCCTGGGGTGCGAGCTGGCCGGCCCCTGGCGTCAGATCGCCGGACGGGCCACGTCGGACAATTCCGCCTACCAGACCGGGGATCGGAATACGAACCGGACCGCCAGACCGCCCGGCGGCATCTCTGGCCGCCGCCGCCGCAGGGTCGGATTCGTTGACCGTCTTCCAGGCGTAAAGCGAGCCGTTCACGAAGAAGCGCGACTGCGGCAGGCGCTCCACCTCGTAGCTTTCAAGAATGGAGGCATCGACCGCATCGTCGAGGACCAGACGGAGCTTCCAGGCGATATTGATGGCGTCACGCATGGCGCAGCAGGCGCCCTGGCCCATATACGGCGTCATCGCATGCGCCGCGTCGCCGCCGATGAAGACATGCCCCTTGCCGAAGGAACGGGCGATGTGCGAGCGGAACCGATAGGCCACCCGCCGCGTCAGGCGAACGTCGGCGCGCGTGACGCCGAAGTGCTGCTCCAGGAAGGCATATCCCTTGTCTTCCGAGAGTTCGCTGGTCAGGTCTTCGTGCGGAAGGACGCGCACGTCCGTCCGGCATCGGTTAGCGCCGTTGGGTCCGGCAAACCAGGCGCGCTCGGGGCGCATGTGGAACTGCGTCTGCTGAAGCTCGGGCGGCAGTGGGCGGAGGGCGTCGAAATCCGTCAGTATCCATTGGTCGCTGTGCTCGTGGATGACTTCAAGAGAGATCCCGAGCGATTCCCGCACGAAGCTTTTGGCGCCGTCGAAGCCCAGTATGTACCGTGCACGGTGCGTTTCCGTCCGCGACTCGCCGCCGCCCTGAGGTGAGACCTCAATAGTGATGAGAGCGTCGGTCTCGCCATCTTCGATCTTGACTGCCCGGCAGCCCCACCGCAGGGCAACGTGCCGGCACGCGGCGATGCGCCGTGTCATGGCAGCCTCGATATTGGGCTGGTGCAGGGAGTAATGTGACCAGTGGCCGGCGATCCGATAGTCCCAGTCGATTGGGGGAACTGGCGCGTCGTCCGCACCGAACAGGGCGATACCCCTGGCGGGAATGGCGTCCAGCATCGCCTCGCGCGGATCGGAGGCATGTTGGAGCACGCGCGCGATTTCTCCGTCGAGGGTGCTCATACGCGGCTGGCCATAGGGACCGGGCGCCTTGTCGATCACCAGAACGCGGTGGCCTGCCTGTCCTAGCAACGACGAGGCCACTGCGCCGCCCGGACCGAACCCCACAATGACAACGTCCCACTCTGCTACCATTTTCTTCCTCCCCTTAGGCGCGTCGGGTGCCTAATCATTATGATCATTGTTATGTTTGAAATTGCAGCCAGTGGGTCAGTTTTGTCAAGAGGCGGAGTGTAAGGCGGATTAAATCCTATAAACCTGCGTATTGACGGGCGGAAGTGTCGCCCCTATGCCTTGGGCGACCCCGGAGTCTCCCAGCTAACAAGCTAAATGGTCGCGACCTTTCAATCGCCGGAGACCGACCGGGCCCTGCGGAGGAGCGAGCGAATGCACGACGTTGAAATCACGAGGGACCACGTATATGCGGAGATCGGCGAGCTGAAGCTGTTGGCCGACCTCTATCGGCCGATCACTGAGACCCCTCCGCCGCTGGTGATCTACATACATGGCGGTGGCTGGGCGGTCGGATCGCGGGCCGATGGCGCCGATACACGGCTTCGGCCATTCGCCGCTCTGGGCCTGGCGGTCCTGTCCATCGACTACCGGCTGGTCGACACCGCGCATTTTCCGGCCCAGCTTCACGATGTGAAGGCCGCCATTCGCTGGGCGAGGGCAAGGGGGGCAGAACTCGGCGTGGACGCCGGACGTATTGCTGTGTGGGGGGCATCCGCAGGCGCACTCCTGGCCTCGCTGGCCGGCCTCACCGCCGGGCAGCCGGAGATGGACGGCGTCGTTGGCGCGCATGTCGAGCAGTCCACCGCGGTTGGCGCCGTGGTCAGCTGGTTCGGGCAGAGCGACCTGCGTGAAACCACCCACCGCAGTTGGTTGGAGACCTTGATTCTACCGTTCAATTTCGAAGCTGGCCTGCTGGGGGTCGAGTCTGTGGCCGATGTCGCCAAGGTGCCGGAACTCGCGCGCAGCGCGAGCCCCGTCTCCTGGGTCGGCTCGGCTGCACCCCCCTTCCTGATCGCCCATGGCGATCGCGACCGGGTGATCCTGGCCTCCGAAAGCGAGGCGCTGCACGCCGCCCTTGTACGAGCCGGTGCGCGGTCGGTCTTTGCCCTGCTGGGAGGCGCCGGACATGAGGACCACGCCTTTGACGCCCCTGAAAACCTCGCCATGACCGCAGGGTTTCTGCGCGGCGTCCTGCGTTAGAACGGCTTCGAGCGAGTGGGCTGCGGTCCGCGTGAAGAAAAAGCGTAAGATCAATGATCGGGAACACTTCCGGTGAGCTGGAGTTCACCGGAAGTGCGCTGGGCCGGCCGCATCGGCCTGTGTCGCGAACCAGATGGCGTACGCTGGCGGCATCCCTGCGTGAGAGGCTGTCTCGCCGCTTAGGTGGCTTCGCTCTTACTCGGATCGTGTTCAAGACCCGAAGAGGACCAAGGTAAAGTCCTGCCGTGCCCTGCCATTCCGCATGCGGTGGTGCGGCTCCTTCGCAGCCAGCCGCGGCTGAGCGGGTCGCTACCCCTCAGTGTCCCAGGCGTGCCATCAGATCCGCCCAGAAGGAAATTTTCGCCCAACCTTCGATGATGACACTCTTGTTCTCGAACAGCCACTCACCGTTCTCCTGTCGGCGCAGGCGATCCTTCCAGCGTCCCCAATGATCAGGTTGGGCGATGTCCGTATAGGCAATGAAATATGTATCTGTATAGGCTAGGTCGTCTGCCGGAAACTCATAGCCCACCGTTGTTATATGGTGGCGGATAAAGTTTGGCTGGCCGGTTGCGACGATGGTTTGGATCTGATCGGCTCCAACGACATGCCCATTGGGAAGGGTGAAGGTCCCACCCTTCACCCATAGAGGAACCATCGCAGCGAAATCCGCCTCTTCTTTCGCGAGTAGCGCGTATTGATGAAGTTTGTCGCGAATTGCGCTCTGAGCGACGAATCGTTCAGTCGTCCGGCCATCAAAAGACATGGGTTCCTCCCGCCATTTGTTAATAGACGTGAACATAATGATGTTTTGATTTGCGTTCAAGTCGCCGGCCGGGCTAAAAGGGGGGGTGACGTGAGCTGATGGCGGCAATCGCGGAGGCGAGGTTCGGATGATCGGGCGACAGGTACAGACCCGGGCGGAAGCGCTCGCCGGGGATATCGAAACGCGGATCGTCGAGGGTGGGTTTGGCCCGGGTCAGATGATTGGCACCATCGAGGAACTGAAGAAGCAAAGCGGATTTGCGCGGTCAACCGTCGGCGAAGCCATCCGCTTGCTGTCCGACAGGGGTGTCGCCGAAGTTCGCCCGGGCCGCGGTGGCGGGGTCTATGTCAAGAGTGACCACCCTGTGGTGCGAATGCGCCGGACCCTGTTGTCGGTTACCGAAAGGCCCGGTTCCGTTTTCGATGCCATAGCGGTACGCGATGCGCTCGAAGCCCTGGTCGATGTCGACGCTGCCCGGCATCGCACCGAGCAGGATATCGCCGATATAAAAGCGCTCATGGAAGAACTGAGCCGGGCGCTCTTACAAGGCCTCGGACCGTTCCTCGATGCCAACTGGCGACTGCATGGGCGCATTGCCGAGATCACGCCGAACGCCATGGCGCGCGATTTCTATCTGAGCGCCCTCGATTTCATCAAGGAGCATGCGGCATCGGCCCAGCATGACAATCCGGCGACGGGTCCGGGCTACCTGCAGATCCGCCTTCAGGTGCATCAAGAACTGGTTGACGCCATTGCGTCCGGCGACACTCACCGCACCCATCTTGCTGTGATCACGCATCGCGGCGCGCTCATGTCGTGATCGGAGAAGGCGCACCCGACGCGCATTCTTGTTGACGTTGCCCCCCATTTTCCAGCCCTCCGGCTGGCCTCGAAACGAGGAGCGCTTCAAACCCCGGAATTTTCCAGCTCCGGCTGACCTAGAAACGGGGGGCAACGTCAGTCGCCGTGCCAACGCTCATCGACACCAAGGTCTTCGACGCCGTGCAGGAGCAGGTTCAAGCTCGCATCCGAAGATCATCCCGCCGCGCGTGGTGAGCGGGCCGACGCTGCTGACTGGCATCTGCTATTGCGCGCAGTGCGGCGGGGCCATGACCATCCGCACCGGCAAGAGCGGGGCTATCGCTACTATGCCTGTTCGATCAAGGCGCGGCAGGGCGAGACCGGCTGCGCCGGGAGGGCCATCCCGATGGAGACGCTCGACACCCTTGTGGCGACCCATATCGAGCAGCGTCTTCTCCAGCCAGAGCGGCTGCAGAAATCCTCGCTTCCATGCTCACACACCGCCAGGAGCGGCTTGAACGCCGCCGCGAGCACATCACTGAGCTCAACAAGCGCGCCACGGAGGCGGATCAGCGGCTACGCCGGCTCTATGACGCCATCGAATCAGGCGTGGCCGACATCAGCGGTCCGGCGCTGACGGAGCGCATCGACGGCCTGAAAGCGATCCGCGACCAGGCGGACGCCGATGTTGCCCGCGCGCAGACCTGGCGACCTCGGGCGACGACGCTGTGACGCCCGCCATGGTGGCGCGCTTCGCGGACATCGCTCGCAAGCGCATGCGCATCGAAGGCGGCGGCTACCGGCGCGATCATTTGCGCGCCTTGGCTCAGCGCGTGGAAGTCGGAGCCAAGGAAGTTCGCATCATCGGATCGAAGGGAGGACCTGCTCAGAACGCTGGCTGCCGTCTCGGGAGGGAAATCGGCGGCCGTAGGCGTGCCCAGTTTGGGACCGAAATGGCGGAGGGAGCGGGATTCGAACCCGCGATACGGTTCCCCGTATACACACTTTCCAGGCGTGCGCCTTCAACCACTCGGCCACCCCTCCGTCGCCGGCCGTGGGCCGGTCTCCGCGATCGCCGCAGGCGGGCCCGCGAACCATCGAAGAGGCGCGGAATATAGCGAAGCGCGTTCGCGTGGCAAGCGTCGCGCGGAAGGAACGCGCCGCAATCGTGCCGGGCTGTTGAAAAAGCCGGTTCCGCGGGCGCGCGCGAGTGCTGCGACAGCCGCGCCCGGCCTTGTCACGGCCCGGCGACGCCCCTCCGCGCGGGGGCCCGGGGGGGAGGGCGGGGCCGGGGCGCGCCGCCTTTGCCGCCGCGGGCCTGCGCGTCAGTCGAGCGGCTTGCCGAGCGCAGTCATCGCGCAACTGGCGGCGTCAGCCTTCGGCCCCATCAGGCGCACCTGGTCCTGCCCGGTGGCGCCGGCGACGATGTTGTAGATCGAGGTGCTGGCCGATCCCGCCGGCTTGCCCTTGGTGGTGAAGCTGCAGGTGACGCCGACCGAGCCGATGGTGGCCGCGGTGTTGTTGGTCACCGAGACCCCGATCATCGTGCCTACATCGTCGGTGAAGATGTCGCCCTGGCTGAGGGCGAGCCCGGCGAAGCG is a genomic window of Ancylobacter sp. IITR112 containing:
- a CDS encoding fumarylacetoacetate hydrolase family protein, with protein sequence MRLVTYMRDGQVRHGARIGERIREYSAARCILDIVSDPGGATGGEFAVVDVQLLPPLTRPGKIICVGLNYTDHAKEGGNPIPDYPAIFLRAITSIASPGAPLIRPSMSEKLDFEAELAVVIGRTASRVSPAQALCHVAGYTCFNDGSVRDYQRKSTQWTIGKNFDRSGSFGPELVTADALPSGAHGLRITSRVNGKVMQDGNTGNMIFSVATLVSVLSECMTLEPGDIIATGTPAGVGYARTPPIFLKHGDVCEIEIEGIGTLRNPISDAVPADALEMELVRS
- a CDS encoding FAD-dependent monooxygenase, with the protein product MVAEWDVVIVGFGPGGAVASSLLGQAGHRVLVIDKAPGPYGQPRMSTLDGEIARVLQHASDPREAMLDAIPARGIALFGADDAPVPPIDWDYRIAGHWSHYSLHQPNIEAAMTRRIAACRHVALRWGCRAVKIEDGETDALITIEVSPQGGGESRTETHRARYILGFDGAKSFVRESLGISLEVIHEHSDQWILTDFDALRPLPPELQQTQFHMRPERAWFAGPNGANRCRTDVRVLPHEDLTSELSEDKGYAFLEQHFGVTRADVRLTRRVAYRFRSHIARSFGKGHVFIGGDAAHAMTPYMGQGACCAMRDAINIAWKLRLVLDDAVDASILESYEVERLPQSRFFVNGSLYAWKTVNESDPAAAAARDAAGRSGGPVRIPIPGLVGGIVRRGPSGDLTPGAGQLAPQGRVEMEGREGLLDDLVGFGGQLVSAVPIRDLLGPERLRRLAELGVHVLHVAGADADGADVIERDDSYRDAWTAFDAVALLARPDHYLYGCARDPQDVVTMVDEFFEALPAASHAYEEQPIYRRAQA
- a CDS encoding Dabb family protein, translated to MIKHIVMFFWKEGVSADQISDFNRDMTEMMKLIPDVVAATHGPDLEFREGNANYILTATFKDEAGWKSYQDNPIHKAFIRDRVAPILSHRVAGQISD
- a CDS encoding FadR/GntR family transcriptional regulator, whose protein sequence is MIGRQVQTRAEALAGDIETRIVEGGFGPGQMIGTIEELKKQSGFARSTVGEAIRLLSDRGVAEVRPGRGGGVYVKSDHPVVRMRRTLLSVTERPGSVFDAIAVRDALEALVDVDAARHRTEQDIADIKALMEELSRALLQGLGPFLDANWRLHGRIAEITPNAMARDFYLSALDFIKEHAASAQHDNPATGPGYLQIRLQVHQELVDAIASGDTHRTHLAVITHRGALMS
- a CDS encoding alpha/beta hydrolase fold domain-containing protein — its product is MHDVEITRDHVYAEIGELKLLADLYRPITETPPPLVIYIHGGGWAVGSRADGADTRLRPFAALGLAVLSIDYRLVDTAHFPAQLHDVKAAIRWARARGAELGVDAGRIAVWGASAGALLASLAGLTAGQPEMDGVVGAHVEQSTAVGAVVSWFGQSDLRETTHRSWLETLILPFNFEAGLLGVESVADVAKVPELARSASPVSWVGSAAPPFLIAHGDRDRVILASESEALHAALVRAGARSVFALLGGAGHEDHAFDAPENLAMTAGFLRGVLR
- a CDS encoding SMP-30/gluconolactonase/LRE family protein — protein: MIVVPASRVEKLIEDRSAFFEGPVWVDDESGGHLKFTDIAGDAIVQWSPTEGLSIFADNFVERSPVSEPRHFHIAGRDVTLIGPNGLTRNHDGSIIYCGYGQRHVGKIDMAGEVQIIAEFYNGRRLNTPNDVVVKSSGEIYFTDSSADSVRSDEDPRKGHPFSAVYRIVRGQVELLDDDGFGAANGLAFSPDEKAFYVNDTWRKLIHAYSVADDGTLKDRRLFADLGGDDRPGVPDGMKVDAAGRVYCTGPGGLWILDPSGDLCGLIETDERLTNITFGGPERQFLYMTGPSYVWRVDRALLFADSV